Proteins encoded together in one Rhinopithecus roxellana isolate Shanxi Qingling chromosome 3, ASM756505v1, whole genome shotgun sequence window:
- the FASTKD3 gene encoding FAST kinase domain-containing protein 3, mitochondrial: MALITLRKNLYRLPDFRMHGALAALKNQPLNHVHKVVKERLCPWFCSRQSEPFRIRFHHAHCKKFNSKNGNDLHPLSGPVFSQVSDWVRLEQNVKNGESQTFYKRLSNLTSSEEVLSFISTMETLPDTMAAGALQRICEVEKKDGDQGLPKEILENSIFQALCFQLEKEPSQLSNTSLVTALQALILLHVDPQSSLLLNLVAECQNRLKKGGLEVRNLCILGESLIRLHSSGCVTLELIINQLQGEKLETFTPEDIVALYRILQACAEKVHEHQTFLNKINNFSLSIVSNLSPKLISQMLTALVVLDQSQAFPLIIKLGRYVVRHVPHFTNEELRRVLEAFIYFGYHDRFFTKALEYRVAAACLTLNPEVVCRVMEYCSRKQILSKPILNAVAETFVCQSEKFSPSQISALMEPFGKLHYLPPNASALFRTLENVLFTHFNHFPPETLLKLLHSCSLNECHPVNFMAKIFNPFFLQQLQGEESHLDRLSRARLTQLFLTSVLECPFYKGPKLLRKYQVKSFVTPCCSLETPMDSQLYKSVKIGLIDLLGARLYFASKVLTPYYYTIDVEIKLDEEGFVLPFTVNEDIHERIALCIDGPKRFCSNSKHLLGKEAIKQRHLHLLGYQVVQIPYHEIEMLKSRRELVEYLQRKLFSENTVHW; this comes from the exons ATGGCATTAATCACCTTGAGGAAGAACCTTTATCGTTTACCTGATTTTCGGATGCATGGAGCTCTGGCCGCTTTGAAAAATCAACCTCTAAATCATGTTCACAAGGTAGTGAAGGAGCGTCTGTGCCCCTGGTTCTGTTCACGACAATCTGAGCCTTTCAGGATCAGGTTCCATCATGCCCATTGTAAAAAGTTTAATTCGAAAAATGGAAATGACCTTCATCCACTCAGTGGGCCAGTGTTCTCTCAAGTATCTGACTGGGTCAGGCttgaacaaaatgttaaaaatggggAGAGTCAGACGTTTTACAAGAGACTGAGCAACTTGACTTCATCAGAAGAAGTGCTAAGTTTTATAAGCACGATGGAAACCCTGCCTGACACTATGGCAGCAGGAGCTTTACAACGAATTTGTGAAGTGGAAAAAAAGGATGGTGATCAAGGGTTGCCAAAAGAAATACTGGAGAATAGCATCTTTCAAGCTTTATGCTTTCAGTTGGAAAAGGAGCCCTCACAGCTGTCAAACACTAGTTTGGTGACTGCTTTGCAAGCTCTGATTCTGTTGCATGTGGATCCTCAAAGTAGCCTGTTACTGAACCTGGTGGCAGAATGCCAAAATCGTCTCAAAAAAGGTGGCCTGGAAGTTCGCAATCTTTGTATTCTTGGGGAGAGTCTGATTAGACTGCACAGTTCAGGTTGTGTGACACTAGAACTGATTATAAATCAACTGCAAggtgaaaaattggaaacatttaCCCCAGAGGATATTGTGGCCCTTTATAGAATCTTGCAGGCATGTGCTGAAAAAGTGCATGAacaccaaacatttttaaataagataaacaaCTTTTCCCTTTCAATAGTTTCCAACCTGAGTCCTAAATTGATTAGCCAAATGCTCACTGCCCTGGTGGTTCTTGATCAAAGTCAAGCATTTCCTCTGATTATAAAATTGGGCAGATATGTCGTGAGGCATGTCCCACATTTCACTAACGAGGAGCTTAGGAGAGTCTTGGAGGCATTCATATATTTTGGGTACCATGACAGATTTTTTACAAAAGCCCTAGAGTATCGTGTAGCTGCGGCGTGCCTCACGTTGAATCCTGAAGTTGTCTGCAGAGTCATGGAGTACTGCAGTAGAAAACAGATTCTTTCAAAACCCATCCTCAATGCAGTGGCAGAAACTTTTGtttgccaatcagaaaaatttTCACCGAGTCAGATTTCTGCATTAATGGAACCATTTGGGAAACTCCATTATTTGCCACCAAATGCCTCTGCTTTATTTAGAACGCTGGAAAATGTGCTATTCACTCATTTCAATCATTTTCCACCTGAAACATTATTGAAACTTCTTCATTCATGTTCACTTAATGAATGCCATCCAGTCAACTTTATGGCAAAAATATTCAACCCTTTTTTCCTTCAACAGCTGCAAG GTGAAGAATCGCATTTGGACAGATTGAGTCGGGCACGACTGACCCAACTTTTCTTAACCTCAGTCCTAGAATGCCCTTTCTATAAG GGTCCAAAACTCCTTCGTAAATATCAAGTGAAGTCATTTGTTACCCCATGCTGTTCCCTGGAGACCCCTATGGATTCTCAGCTTTATAAATCTGTGAAGATTGGGCTGATTGACCTTTTAGGAGCAAGATTATATTTTGCTTCAAAAGTGTTGACACCCTATTATTATACAATAG ATGTTGAAATTAAATTAGATGAAGAAGGATTTGTATTGCCATTCACAGTTAATGAAGATATCCATGAAAG gataGCACTGTGTATTGATGGTCCAAAAAGGTTTTGCTCCAATAGCAAACACTTACTGGGAAAAGAAGCTATTAAACAAAGACACCTACACTTACTTGGTTATCAAGTTGTTCAG ATCCCCTATCATGAGATTGAGATGCTGAAATCAAGACGTGAATTGGTggaatatttacaaagaaaactgttttctgaAAACACTGTTCATTGGTGA